A single Lactuca sativa cultivar Salinas chromosome 8, Lsat_Salinas_v11, whole genome shotgun sequence DNA region contains:
- the LOC111900149 gene encoding lecithin-cholesterol acyltransferase-like 4: MAVLLEDIVKAVEAWLKILKEPEPYVDPNLDPVLLVPGIAGSILNAKDAETGKEERVWVRIWEADREFRAKLWCKFDPDSGKTVSLDPNISIVVPEERDGLYAIDCLDPDMVIGRDNVCYFHEMITEMTSWGYQEGKTLFGFGYDFRQTNRLKETMDRLAAKLEAIYTASGGKKITVITHSMGGLLVKCFMSLHSDVCEKYIKSWIAIAAPFQGAPGYVTSTLLNGMSFVDGWEAYFFVSKWSFHQLVIECPSIYELMACLDYEWEHAPLLQIWKEIQDSNGNSTAILESFTPVEAVSIFTQALSFNELSIGGIDIPLPFNKEILQWANKTREILSSTKLPPNVKFYNVYGTGRDTPQSVCYGSVDSPISDLQELPLCSATYVNVEGDGTVPLESAKADGLDAEARVGIPGEHRGILCDKHLFRIVKHWLRADHDPFYNPVNDYVILPTLFEVERHHDNGKGIDVISLKEEWELVSKDDQEENKNDIQPMIGSISASCEGDEARATLIVHPQSNGKQHIELNAMSVTAGGA, from the exons ATGGCGGTGTTGTTGGAGGATATAGTTAAAGCAGTAGAGGCATGGTTAAAGATTCTCAAGGAACCAGAACCCTACGTTGATCCGAATCTTGATCCCGTTCTATTAGTGCCTGGGATTGCTGGTTCTATTCTTAATGCTAAAGATGCTGAAACTGGGAAAGAAGAGAGGGTTTGGGTTCGGATTTGGGAAGCTGATCGTGAATTCCGTGCCAAACTTTGGTGCAAATTCGATCCTGATTCTG GTAAAACCGTTTCTTTGGATCCCAACATCAGCATTGTTGTTCCTGAGGAGAGAGATGGTCTTTATGCAATTGATTGCTTGGATCCTGATATG GTGATTGGGCGTGATAATGTATGCTATTTCCATGAAATGATAACTGAAATGACAAGCTGGGGATATCAAGAAGGAAAAACTCTTTTTGGATTTGGATATGATTTCCGACAAACCAACag ACTTAAAGAAACAATGGATCGACTTGCTGCAAAGTTGGAAGCAATTTATACTGCTTCAGGTGGAAAAAAAATAACTGTAATTACTCATTCAATGGGTGGACTTCTTGTCAAATGTTTTATGAGCCTCCACAGTGAT GTTTGTGAGAAATACATTAAGAGTTGGATAGCAATTGCTGCACCATTTCAGG GTGCACCTGGATATGTGACATCTACCTTATTGAATGGGATGTCATTTGTGGATGGTTGGGAGGCCTACTTTTTTGTATCCAAGTGGAGTTTTCATCAGCTG GTGATTGAATGTCCATCCATATATGAATTAATGGCATGTTTGGATTATGAATGGGAACATGCTCCACTTTTACAAATTTGGAAAGAGATTCAAGATAGTAATGGAAACTCTACTGCTATATTGGAGTCTTTCACTCCAGTTGAAGCAGTTTCCATCTTCACTCAGGCTCTTTCCTTCAATGAG CTGAGCATTGGTGGAATAGATATTCCTCTTCCATTCAACAAAGAAATATTGCAATGGGCTAATAAGACACGTGAGATCTTGTCTTCAACTAAACTTCCACCAAATGTTAAATTCTATAATGTTTATGGCACTGGTAGAGACACTCCTCAATCCGTATG CTATGGAAGCGTAGACTCGCCCATCTCCGACCTACAGGAATTACCACTATGCAGT GCCACTTATGTGAATGTGGAGGGTGATGGGACAGTACCTCTAGAATCGGCGAAG GCTGATGGGCTGGATGCGGAAGCTAGGGTTGGTATCCCGGGTGAACACCGAGGAATCCTATGTGACAAACACCTGTTCCGGATAGTCAAACACTGGCTGAGAGCCGACCATGATCCTTTCTACAACCCTGTAAATGACTACGTGATCCTACCAACTTTATTCGAGGTTGAAAGGCACCATGACAATGGCAAGGGTATAGATGTAATTTCACTCAAAGAAGAATGGGAGCTTGTTTCGAAAGACGACCAAGAAGAAAACAAGAATGATATTCAACCGATGATCGGGTCGATTTCCGCTTCGTGTGAAGGAGATGAGGCGCGTGCAACTTTGATTGTTCATCCTCAAAGCAATGGGAAACAACATATTGAACTTAATGCCATGAGTGTTACTGCTGGTGGTGCATAA